A stretch of Mya arenaria isolate MELC-2E11 chromosome 14, ASM2691426v1 DNA encodes these proteins:
- the LOC128215777 gene encoding serine/arginine-rich splicing factor 4-like has translation MVGENMRIIIVPSILLHILTAVYAAEYNVDMENTGVCTMAEPAQVSSTDIYNLFAQPAQSIEGLRDRCTVKLVGTGDRKFKFFIRDLQFLECGIKVKIYDGDMNLNQARFEFGCNDSPGQVVTSFTNRVAVSLEKADASRTGYKFYVRVATSDGPDITEARPRGVIPGSEGLSTGIIAGIAVGCVLVVLVLVAVAIYCIKIYRDKKDEQIAKAYSMNSLLPSAASLNKPSRGSSVHSSVHISKHSTHNSALAYPALRNTISAQHGKCQSIDTRSYDSEAVDSAPKPIKNVTHEFDSMKRGIDRDERRDIQKERDMYEHEMRWKEAKKVDREIRSEPSRGFGRSNRRDRSLLTEDNLKQSLRQARNKGRSLSGRPASEHSYDIHGSSRSRSKHKGHRDYRGESHSDYNYSERYDDDDRYSDRDRSRSRTKSQSSGRGQRSASAGSLSRRRKNYDDYDHQSDYEHRRHHSKDRLERDYRDSASHRSGTQRSRSHSYSNGRKHR, from the exons ATGGTTGGTGAAAACATGAGGATTATTATTGTCCCAAGTATCCTGCTTCACATCCTCACTGCAGTCTATGCAGCGGAATACAACG TGGACATGGAGAATACGGGAGTGTGTACAATGGCTGAGCCTGCACAGGTTTCCTCTACAGacatatacaatttatttgCTCAGCCGGCGCAAAGTATTGAAG GCTTAAGAGATCGATGCACTGTAAAGCTTGTTGGGACTGGCGATCGAAAGTTCAAGTTTTTCATCAGAGACCTTCAGTTTTTGGAATGTGGAATCAAGGTCAAGATTTACGACGGCGACATGAACTTGAATCAAGCCAGG TTTGAGTTTGGCTGCAATGACTCCCCAGGTCAGGTGGTGACATCATTCACAAATAGAGTAGCAGTGAGCCTGGAAAAGGCCGACGCATCACGGACAGGCTATAAGTTCTACGTGAGAGTGGCTACTTCTGATG GCCCAGATATTACTGAAGCAAGACCTAGGGGTGTCATCCCTGGCAGCGAGGGCCTTAGTACTGGTATTATTGCCGGCATTGCAGTAGGATGTGTCCTGGTTGTTCTTGTTCTAGTCGCTGTTGCCATCTACTGTATCAAGATCTATCGAGATAAAAAGGATGAGCAGATAGCAAAGGCTTATTCCATGAACTCCTTACTACCTTCAG CTGCAAGCCTTAATAAACCAAGCCGGGGCAGTAGTGTACATAGTAGTGTCCACATCAGTAAACACAGTACCCACAATTCTGCACTTGCCTATCCTGCCCTACGCAACACAATTTCTGCCCAGCATGGCAAGTGTCAATCCATTGACACAAGAAGTTACGACAGTGAAGCGGTCGATTCTGCTCCTAAGCCGATAAAGAACGTTACGCATGAGTTTGATTCAATGAAACGAGGGATAGATAGAGATGAGAGGCGAGACATACAAAAGGAGCGAGACATGTATGAGCATGAGATGAGATGGAAAGAAGCTAAGAAAGTGGATCGTGAAATTCGATCAGAACCAAGTCGAGGTTTTGGTCGATCAAATAGAAGGGATAGATCTCTTTTAACTGAAGATAATCTTAAGCAGTCTTTGCGACAAGCTAGGAACAAAGGACGTTCTTTAAGTGGACGCCCTGCAAGCGAACATTCGTATGACATCCATGGTAGTtccaggtcaaggtcaaaacACAAAGGTCATAGGGATTACCGGGGGGAATCACATTCAGATTATAATTATTCGGAAAGATATGATGACGATGATAGATATTCTGATAGAGACAGATCGCGCAGTAGAACAAAAAGCCAGTCTTCAGgaagaggtcaaaggtcagCATCAGCAGGGTCTTTGTCAAGACGACGGAAAAATTATGATGATTATGACCACCAAAGTGATTATGAACACAGAAGACATCATAGTAAGGATAGGTTAGAGAGGGATTATAGAGACAGTGCAAGTCATAGGTCGGGAAcacagaggtcaaggtcacattctTATAGTAATGGAAGGAAGCATAGATAA
- the LOC128215778 gene encoding haloacid dehalogenase-like hydrolase domain-containing 5 isoform X1 — MATKGCSCIRFYRGFSTRVGNILNPRNGSFVRQPRRYLKTQDGKRVDFGFLFDIDGVIVRGKQVLPQARDAMRLLVSEQRKFKVPVLFVTNAGNTLRQGKAEALSNWLDLEVTADQVVMSHSPLRMFKQFHNKHVLVSGQGKIEEIAAGLGFTNITTIDTLRQCFPHLDMVDHNRRKPGPCAFEEYFPKIEAVILFGEPVRWETNLQLIIDVLMTDGKPFTALQETPYPHIPVLGCNMDLLWMSEACMPRFGHGCFLHSLESLYQKISGRELKYTALVGKPSELTYHHADYLLNQQALDLNMDGIKTIYCIGDNPESDIYGANLYNKYLQKRVHRVKKPIQQIIGSQAIELDDSDSEFESDIPAELSGMYADMCKSILVCTGIYCSSRDYVTYGRPRTSNHNHRDFVLDPVLTQPRYVTQNVFEAVKLVFEKERVAGWAS; from the exons ATGGCAACTAAGGGCTGTAGTTGTATTCGATTTTATCGAGGGTTTTCTACTCGTGTAGGAAATATTTTGAACCCTCGTAATGGCAGTTTTGTACGACAACCTAGGCGCTACCTCAAGACTCAG GATGGTAAAAGAGTGGACTTCGGCTTcctctttgacattgatggcGTCATTGTTCGAGGTAAACAGGTGTTACCTCAGGCACGTGATGCAATGCGACTATTGGTCAGTGAGCAGAGGAAGTTTAAAGTACCAGTCCTGTTCGTTACAAATGCTGGCAACACCTTGAGGCAGGGAAAGGCAGAGGCTCTGTCAAATTGGCTAGATCTGGAG GTCACAGCAGATCAGGTTGTGATGTCCCATAGTCCACTTCGGATGTTCAAACAGTTCCACAATAAACATGTGCTTGTGTCAGGCCAGGGGAAAATCGAGGAGATCGCCGCAGGACTGGGGTTTACCAACATTACAACGATCGATACACTGCGGCAATGTTTCCCGCACTTGGATATGGTAGATCACAATCGAAGAAAACCAGGG ccTTGTGCCTTTGAAGAGTATTTCCCGAAAATTGAAG CTGTAATTTTATTCGGAGAACCAGTACGATGGGAAACAAATCTTCAGCTGATTATAGACGTGTTGATGACGGACGGGAAACCATTCACCGCGCTTCAGGAGACGCCATACCCTCATATTCCAGTCCTTGGCTGTAACATGGATCTACTGTGGATGTCGGAAGCTTGCATGCCAAG ATTTGGGCATGGCTGTTTTCTTCACAGTTTAGAAAGCTTATATCAG AAAATCTCTGGTCGGGAGTTGAAGTACACAGCGCTAGTCGGCAAACCAAGTGAACTGACGTACCATCATGCCGACTATCTCCTCAACCAGCAAGCTCTAGACTTGAACATGGATGGCATTAAAACAATCTACTGTATAGG TGACAACCCAGAATCTGACATCTACGGAGCCAACCTGTATAACAAGTACTTACAGAAACGAGTCCATCGTGTCAAGAAACCGATCCAACAAATAATTGGTTCACAGGCAATAGAGCTGGACGATTCGGATTCTGAATTTGAATCTGATATTCCAGCTGAGCTTAGCGGAATGTATGCCGATATGTGTAAATCGATTTTAGTATGCACGGGTATATACTGCTCATCAAGAGACTATGTGACGTACGGACGACCGCGTACatccaaccacaatcacagaGACTTTGTGCTTGACCCAGTTTTGACTCAACCACGTTATGTGACTCAAAATGTGTTTGAGGCTGTGAAACTTGTGTTTGAAAAAGAACGCGTCGCAGGCTGGGCTAGTTGA
- the LOC128215778 gene encoding haloacid dehalogenase-like hydrolase domain-containing 5 isoform X2 encodes MRLLVSEQRKFKVPVLFVTNAGNTLRQGKAEALSNWLDLEVTADQVVMSHSPLRMFKQFHNKHVLVSGQGKIEEIAAGLGFTNITTIDTLRQCFPHLDMVDHNRRKPGPCAFEEYFPKIEAVILFGEPVRWETNLQLIIDVLMTDGKPFTALQETPYPHIPVLGCNMDLLWMSEACMPRFGHGCFLHSLESLYQKISGRELKYTALVGKPSELTYHHADYLLNQQALDLNMDGIKTIYCIGDNPESDIYGANLYNKYLQKRVHRVKKPIQQIIGSQAIELDDSDSEFESDIPAELSGMYADMCKSILVCTGIYCSSRDYVTYGRPRTSNHNHRDFVLDPVLTQPRYVTQNVFEAVKLVFEKERVAGWAS; translated from the exons ATGCGACTATTGGTCAGTGAGCAGAGGAAGTTTAAAGTACCAGTCCTGTTCGTTACAAATGCTGGCAACACCTTGAGGCAGGGAAAGGCAGAGGCTCTGTCAAATTGGCTAGATCTGGAG GTCACAGCAGATCAGGTTGTGATGTCCCATAGTCCACTTCGGATGTTCAAACAGTTCCACAATAAACATGTGCTTGTGTCAGGCCAGGGGAAAATCGAGGAGATCGCCGCAGGACTGGGGTTTACCAACATTACAACGATCGATACACTGCGGCAATGTTTCCCGCACTTGGATATGGTAGATCACAATCGAAGAAAACCAGGG ccTTGTGCCTTTGAAGAGTATTTCCCGAAAATTGAAG CTGTAATTTTATTCGGAGAACCAGTACGATGGGAAACAAATCTTCAGCTGATTATAGACGTGTTGATGACGGACGGGAAACCATTCACCGCGCTTCAGGAGACGCCATACCCTCATATTCCAGTCCTTGGCTGTAACATGGATCTACTGTGGATGTCGGAAGCTTGCATGCCAAG ATTTGGGCATGGCTGTTTTCTTCACAGTTTAGAAAGCTTATATCAG AAAATCTCTGGTCGGGAGTTGAAGTACACAGCGCTAGTCGGCAAACCAAGTGAACTGACGTACCATCATGCCGACTATCTCCTCAACCAGCAAGCTCTAGACTTGAACATGGATGGCATTAAAACAATCTACTGTATAGG TGACAACCCAGAATCTGACATCTACGGAGCCAACCTGTATAACAAGTACTTACAGAAACGAGTCCATCGTGTCAAGAAACCGATCCAACAAATAATTGGTTCACAGGCAATAGAGCTGGACGATTCGGATTCTGAATTTGAATCTGATATTCCAGCTGAGCTTAGCGGAATGTATGCCGATATGTGTAAATCGATTTTAGTATGCACGGGTATATACTGCTCATCAAGAGACTATGTGACGTACGGACGACCGCGTACatccaaccacaatcacagaGACTTTGTGCTTGACCCAGTTTTGACTCAACCACGTTATGTGACTCAAAATGTGTTTGAGGCTGTGAAACTTGTGTTTGAAAAAGAACGCGTCGCAGGCTGGGCTAGTTGA